In a single window of the Ciconia boyciana chromosome 7, ASM3463844v1, whole genome shotgun sequence genome:
- the LOC140654774 gene encoding G-protein coupled receptor 35-like, with protein MGNCTEDNYTLQNGIVLFQLIVYVPVLSLGIPLNMIAFWVFCCKLKRWTETRVYMINLMVADSFLLFALPFLIYFTQYNHPIDKLCFTIQSIYFTNMPMSIFIITLIANDRYIAIKFPIKAKILRSPLKSVSICGFLWIILILYSSLHPIFHEEKEQFCLQKQSIEPHYSLLFSIIFWYFIPLGIVIFCSVQVIKCLKKKMATSPHETKMFQKAIHIISVNLCVFIVCFSPFYITLLLRFAVDVAGACSLLSEVRASIHICACLANSNCCLDAFCYYFAAKEFQEFHSLFPTCISMRSKMKQSQESQPPIDQVMTQTRCSAL; from the coding sequence ATGGGGAACTGCACTGAAGACAACTACACGCTGCAGAATGGCATTGTGCTATTTCAGCTTATCGTCTACGTCCCAGTGCTCTCTTTGGGGATCCCACTGAACATGATTGCCTTCTGGGTCTTCTGCTGCAAACTCAAGAGGTGGACCGAGACCAGGGTGTACATGATCAACCTCATGGTCGCAGACAGTTTCCTGCTTTTTGCCCTGCCTTTCCTGATATATTTTACCCAATACAACCATCCCATAGACAAGCTGTGTTTCACCATACAGAGCATCTATTTTACAAACATGCCTATGAGCATCTTTATCATCACCCTGATTGCAAATGATCGATACATTGCAATCAAGTTCCCTATAAAAGCAAAGATTCTTCGATCCCCACTGAAATCGGTTTCTATCTGTGGGTTTCTTTGGATAATACTGATACTTTATTCCTCGTTGCATCCAATAtttcatgaagaaaaggaacaatTCTGCCTTCAGAAACAATCTATTGAACCTCATTATTCATTGTTATTCTCCATTATCTTTTGGTATTTTATTCCCTTAGGGATTGTGATTTTTTGTTCAGTACAAGTCATCAAATGTCTCAAAAAGAAGATGGCCACAAGCCCTCATGAGACAAAGATGTTCCAGAAAGCAATCcacattatttctgtgaatttgtGTGTGTTCATCGTATGTTTTTCACCTTTCTACATCACACTGCTCTTGCGGTTTGCAGTGGATGTTGCTGGAGCTTGTTCTCTGCTCTCGGAAGTTAGAGCCTCTATTCATATCTGTGCATGCTTAGCAAATTCTAACTGCTGTTTGGATGCATTTTGCTATTACTTTGCAGCCAAGGAATTTCAGGAATTTCATTCGCTGTTCCCCACTTGTATATCAATGAGGTCCAAGATGAAACAAAGCCAAGAGTCACAGCCACCCATAGATCAAGTCATGACACAAACAAGGTGTAGTGCACTATAG